In Synechocystis sp. PCC 6714, the following are encoded in one genomic region:
- the glk gene encoding glucokinase → MAMGVNVLTGDIGGTKTILALVRVEDHSAGACKPVTLFEQTYSSQAFADLVPMVQQFRQEAALVLGNPISVTKACFAIAGPVLNNVCRLTNLDWHLSGDRLAQELAIAQVSLINDFAAVGYGILGLGPEDLLSLQSAPMDPTGAIAILGAGTGLGQCYVIPQGQGRYQVFASEGAHADFPPRSPLEWQLLQYLKDRYGFSRVSIERVVSGMGIAMIYEFLRHHYPERESAKFAQLYQTWHREKDQGEKTVDLAAVVSQAALEGTDNLATQAMEMFLGAYGAEAGNLALKLLPRGGLYVAGGIAPKIVPLLEKGSFMQGFSDKGRMQTLMGTIPVQVVLNAKVGLIGAAVCGAQSH, encoded by the coding sequence ATGGCTATGGGTGTAAATGTGTTGACGGGGGATATTGGCGGCACCAAAACTATTTTGGCCCTGGTGAGGGTGGAAGATCACAGTGCTGGAGCTTGTAAACCGGTAACTCTGTTTGAGCAGACTTACAGTAGTCAGGCCTTTGCTGATCTGGTGCCCATGGTTCAGCAGTTCCGCCAAGAAGCAGCCCTTGTGCTGGGCAATCCCATCTCCGTTACCAAAGCCTGTTTTGCCATTGCTGGTCCCGTGCTCAACAATGTCTGTCGTCTCACAAATTTAGACTGGCATCTCTCCGGCGATCGCCTGGCCCAGGAATTAGCCATTGCCCAGGTTAGCCTAATTAACGATTTCGCCGCCGTGGGTTACGGTATTTTGGGGCTCGGACCAGAAGATTTGCTCAGCCTCCAATCTGCCCCAATGGATCCAACAGGGGCGATCGCCATTTTAGGGGCCGGTACTGGATTGGGACAATGCTACGTAATTCCCCAGGGCCAGGGAAGATACCAGGTTTTTGCCTCCGAAGGTGCCCACGCAGACTTTCCCCCCAGATCGCCGTTGGAATGGCAGTTATTGCAATACCTAAAAGATCGTTACGGTTTTAGCAGAGTTTCCATCGAACGGGTGGTATCCGGCATGGGTATCGCCATGATTTACGAATTTTTACGACATCATTACCCAGAGCGGGAATCAGCCAAATTTGCTCAACTCTACCAAACCTGGCATCGGGAAAAAGACCAAGGGGAAAAAACAGTTGACTTAGCGGCGGTGGTGTCCCAGGCAGCTTTGGAAGGTACGGACAATTTAGCCACTCAAGCCATGGAAATGTTTCTGGGGGCCTACGGAGCGGAGGCGGGCAACTTAGCCCTGAAATTACTTCCTCGGGGTGGTCTATATGTGGCTGGTGGCATTGCCCCAAAAATTGTGCCCCTACTGGAAAAGGGGAGTTTTATGCAGGGCTTCAGCGATAAAGGCAGAATGCAAACACTAATGGGCACTATTCCCGTGCAAGTGGTGTTGAATGCAAAAGTTGGCCTCATTGGCGCGGCGGTTTGTGGTGCCCAGTCCCATTGA